In a single window of the Olivibacter sp. SDN3 genome:
- a CDS encoding TonB-dependent receptor domain-containing protein: MIKNKLLGNITSINYSNSKTNFGVLRGDFNTYDQTNQSSSAIYRYNDQQYNYNVRFGIIHNWAFSLNQNHTFEFKNLFNQLGTSQVTNRTGENFESNYLPDSYSFNNLYRGVYSGQLSGLHKFNQQNTIFDWVAGYGRSYRDQPDYKRYRSDVNATTGERTLYVPTGAAAAEFLGRFYSNMDEDVKTGAVNLEHHFKKEESLFNPVLKIGGYFEDKHRTFTSRNIGYVRANSSMFDNSLLTQPINVLFNWENINTTTGIRIDEQSNPNDNYSSSNRLMAGYANINLPYKDKLTLVAGVRIENNLQQLESADDQGPVSVNNDITKILPSANLSYNINTKTLVRMAYGKTLNRPEFRELAPFSFYDFDLNFTNVGNPSLKTATIDNYDLKFEYYPNDGEIISLSAFYKRFANPIETVFIPGAGSGGAKTFSFGNAELAENKGIELEIRKSLAGLTNSKFLDDLTVLLNASYIDSKVKLGDIANRQSDERPLQGQAPYLANVGLFYNNVKSEWQVNLLYNVIGRRIAYIGYEGYPDIYEMPRNVLDLTVSKALNNKFSLKANFNDLLNQNYLLLQDGNGDGKYDRDNDQIIARYRSGRLFGLSLSYKIFQ; encoded by the coding sequence GTGATAAAAAATAAATTGCTGGGGAATATCACTTCAATCAATTACAGTAATAGCAAAACAAACTTTGGTGTCCTGCGTGGAGATTTTAATACATACGATCAGACGAACCAATCATCTTCTGCAATTTATAGATACAATGATCAGCAGTACAATTATAACGTGCGGTTCGGTATCATCCATAACTGGGCATTCAGTTTAAACCAAAATCATACCTTCGAGTTTAAAAACCTGTTCAATCAGTTAGGAACCTCTCAAGTTACCAATCGTACAGGGGAAAACTTTGAATCGAACTACCTGCCTGACAGTTACTCGTTCAATAATTTATATCGCGGTGTTTACTCAGGTCAGCTTTCCGGTTTACATAAATTCAATCAACAGAATACCATTTTCGACTGGGTGGCAGGATATGGTCGTTCCTATCGTGATCAACCGGATTATAAACGTTATCGCTCCGATGTTAATGCAACAACGGGTGAACGCACATTGTACGTTCCGACAGGAGCCGCTGCTGCCGAGTTTTTGGGTCGTTTCTACTCCAATATGGACGAGGATGTAAAAACAGGTGCAGTGAATCTGGAGCATCACTTTAAAAAAGAGGAAAGCCTATTCAACCCAGTATTGAAAATAGGTGGCTATTTCGAAGATAAACATCGTACGTTTACTTCCCGAAATATCGGTTATGTGCGGGCGAATTCCTCGATGTTCGATAACAGTTTATTAACACAGCCTATCAATGTACTATTCAATTGGGAGAACATTAACACGACAACGGGTATTAGAATAGATGAACAGTCCAATCCCAACGATAATTACAGTTCGTCAAATAGATTGATGGCCGGATATGCCAATATCAATTTGCCCTACAAGGATAAATTGACATTAGTAGCAGGCGTGCGTATTGAGAACAATTTGCAACAGTTGGAGAGTGCCGATGATCAGGGGCCGGTAAGCGTCAATAATGACATTACGAAAATTCTTCCTTCAGCCAATCTCTCTTATAATATCAATACAAAAACGTTGGTACGGATGGCTTACGGAAAGACACTCAACAGACCGGAATTTAGGGAATTGGCTCCGTTTTCCTTTTATGATTTTGACCTCAACTTTACCAACGTTGGAAACCCCTCTTTAAAAACGGCTACCATCGATAATTATGATCTGAAATTTGAGTATTATCCGAATGATGGAGAAATAATAAGTCTTTCAGCTTTCTATAAACGTTTTGCTAATCCAATAGAAACAGTTTTTATTCCGGGGGCGGGTTCCGGGGGCGCCAAAACTTTCTCTTTCGGAAATGCTGAGCTCGCTGAAAATAAAGGGATTGAACTAGAAATCCGGAAATCATTGGCAGGATTGACAAATAGCAAATTTCTAGATGATCTTACTGTTTTACTGAATGCATCCTATATTGATAGTAAAGTTAAACTCGGAGATATAGCGAACCGTCAGTCTGACGAACGGCCTCTTCAGGGACAAGCACCTTATCTAGCCAATGTGGGCCTTTTCTATAATAACGTAAAGAGCGAATGGCAGGTCAACCTTTTGTACAATGTGATCGGGCGACGCATAGCATATATAGGTTATGAAGGTTATCCAGATATTTATGAAATGCCCCGAAATGTTCTTGACTTAACTGTAAGTAAAGCTCTTAATAATAAATTCAGTCTAAAAGCAAACTTTAACGATTTGTTGAATCAAAACTATCTGCTTTTACAGGATGGTAACGGTGATGGTAAATATGATCGCGATAATGACCAGATTATTGCCCGCTACCGTTCAGGTCGACTATTCGGACTTAGTTTGAGTTATAAAATTTTTCAATAA
- a CDS encoding Ig-like domain repeat protein, which translates to MMNNKQTYKETHIPIFRFSFLLLLLTLSLGACKKTTVIEYYEAGNSNNPDDDGDSDKPIVDIQAGSIATNTTWSKDTVYRLNGFVRVGRDSRNTQNQPAIEGVILTIEPGTIVIGDRETKGTLIVQRGNKIMAEGTESEPIIFTSERSPGFREAGDWGGVVLCGKATNNQGEAELEGNYGAWHGGQDEEDNSGVLKYVRIEYAGIPINPNQEVNSLTMGSVGRGTTIEYVQCSYGLDDAFEWFGGSVNCKYLVAYRGLDDDFDVDYGYHGNVQFAIAIRDANSADQSGSNGFEVDNDGSGTDSSPFTSGTFSNITIIGPKKDKDKTISVQFQNALHLRRNNKLKIHNSIFTGFPNGLFIQGTNTAANAAAGELVMKNCILAGVEGWGENGYGTGGSVNFPNPKGEEIIAAQIGSQDASAWFRTEAFGNATYPKWTDLGIDPTIFDLSESPQLLPTTGSLLLSGASFHGLEGLETVEYRGAFGATNWTQGWANFTPQQAVYY; encoded by the coding sequence ATGATGAATAATAAACAAACCTACAAAGAAACGCATATTCCCATATTCAGGTTTTCGTTTCTTCTTTTATTGCTTACTCTATCTTTAGGAGCATGCAAAAAAACTACCGTTATCGAATATTATGAAGCCGGTAATTCAAATAATCCGGATGATGATGGCGACAGTGACAAGCCTATTGTAGATATTCAGGCAGGAAGTATCGCAACGAATACCACATGGTCTAAAGATACTGTTTATCGTCTGAATGGCTTCGTTCGTGTTGGTAGAGATAGTCGCAATACACAGAATCAACCCGCCATAGAAGGCGTAATTTTGACAATTGAACCAGGAACTATCGTAATAGGCGACCGAGAAACCAAAGGTACACTGATTGTTCAACGGGGAAATAAAATTATGGCTGAAGGTACCGAAAGCGAACCTATTATTTTTACTTCTGAAAGGTCGCCTGGCTTCCGCGAAGCGGGAGATTGGGGTGGAGTTGTACTTTGTGGAAAAGCGACCAACAACCAAGGTGAGGCGGAACTGGAAGGTAATTATGGCGCATGGCATGGCGGTCAGGATGAAGAAGATAACAGCGGTGTTCTAAAGTACGTTCGTATAGAATACGCAGGTATACCAATCAATCCAAATCAGGAGGTTAACTCTTTAACAATGGGATCAGTTGGACGTGGTACAACCATCGAATATGTGCAATGTTCGTATGGTTTGGATGATGCTTTCGAGTGGTTCGGTGGTTCTGTTAATTGTAAGTATTTGGTCGCATACCGCGGTCTTGACGACGATTTTGACGTTGATTATGGCTACCATGGAAATGTACAATTTGCAATTGCAATACGAGACGCAAATTCAGCGGATCAGTCTGGTTCCAACGGATTTGAAGTGGATAACGATGGTTCAGGAACAGATTCTAGCCCCTTTACATCGGGTACGTTTTCAAATATAACGATAATAGGTCCTAAAAAAGACAAGGACAAAACCATTTCCGTTCAATTTCAAAACGCGCTACATTTGAGAAGGAATAATAAGCTCAAAATCCATAACTCTATTTTCACTGGCTTTCCAAATGGGCTGTTCATTCAAGGCACCAATACGGCAGCAAATGCCGCAGCTGGAGAATTGGTTATGAAGAACTGCATCTTGGCAGGTGTAGAAGGTTGGGGTGAAAATGGATATGGTACCGGTGGATCTGTTAATTTTCCGAATCCAAAAGGAGAGGAGATTATTGCTGCCCAGATTGGAAGCCAAGATGCTTCAGCTTGGTTCAGGACAGAAGCATTCGGTAACGCAACCTATCCCAAGTGGACTGATCTTGGGATTGATCCAACAATATTTGATTTGAGTGAATCACCTCAGTTACTACCTACAACCGGTTCATTGCTACTTTCTGGAGCTAGCTTTCATGGACTGGAAGGACTCGAAACTGTAGAATATAGAGGCGCTTTTGGAGCCACTAACTGGACGCAAGGTTGGGCTAACTTTACACCTCAACAGGCAGTTTACTATTAG
- a CDS encoding IS4 family transposase translates to MNKSNYFSGQPLVSQLIKYLDREEINRTAKKEGSDRYYKKFHTYDHLVTMLMTVISGCSSLREISGLFLACQGRIGHLGLKDFPRRSTFAEANSKRSSDVFAKIYQKLYRRYRSFLPDSRKSNLPLKDLYIVDSTTISLFSDVLKGAGRNPREGKKKGGIKVHTMIHSREDVPSLVRFSSAATHDHVFLKELELKRGSFVVFDKGYIDYAQYASWDMEGVFFVTRQKENAVYESLEQFAVLQRDAERVMEDEVISIDVKGSPLLLRRVFYYDHANDSIYEFLSNNFELEATAIADIYRQREIESLFKRLKQNFPLKYFLGESQNAIEIQIWVSLIAQLILLVIKERTKRRWAFSNMVSFIRSHALTYINLFKFLDNPNVNWNKLTSGDQNQLNIFQT, encoded by the coding sequence ATGAACAAAAGTAATTATTTCAGCGGACAGCCACTGGTTAGTCAGCTGATAAAATATCTGGACAGGGAAGAAATAAACCGGACAGCCAAAAAAGAGGGGAGCGACAGATACTATAAAAAGTTTCACACCTATGATCATCTGGTAACGATGTTAATGACAGTAATAAGTGGATGTAGTTCATTGCGGGAGATATCGGGGCTTTTTCTGGCCTGTCAGGGTCGTATCGGCCATTTGGGGCTGAAGGACTTTCCACGGCGGAGCACTTTCGCCGAGGCCAACAGCAAGCGCAGCAGCGATGTCTTCGCTAAGATCTACCAAAAGCTCTATAGACGCTACCGTTCATTTTTACCGGACAGCCGAAAAAGTAATTTACCGTTGAAAGATCTGTACATTGTAGATTCGACCACCATCAGCCTTTTCAGCGATGTGCTCAAAGGTGCCGGGCGTAACCCCAGAGAAGGAAAGAAGAAAGGGGGCATCAAGGTGCATACCATGATCCATTCACGGGAGGATGTGCCTTCGCTGGTACGTTTTTCATCGGCAGCCACCCATGACCATGTATTCCTGAAGGAACTGGAGCTTAAGAGGGGTTCCTTTGTAGTATTTGATAAAGGCTATATTGATTATGCGCAGTACGCCAGCTGGGATATGGAAGGAGTCTTCTTTGTGACACGGCAGAAGGAAAACGCTGTTTATGAATCTTTAGAGCAATTTGCTGTCCTCCAAAGGGATGCAGAACGTGTAATGGAGGATGAAGTCATCAGCATAGATGTAAAAGGTAGTCCTTTATTATTACGAAGGGTATTCTATTACGACCATGCAAATGACAGTATCTATGAGTTCCTCTCCAATAACTTCGAGCTGGAGGCGACCGCTATTGCCGATATTTACCGTCAAAGAGAGATAGAATCGCTGTTCAAAAGACTCAAACAGAACTTCCCGCTTAAATACTTCCTGGGGGAATCCCAGAATGCCATCGAGATACAGATCTGGGTGTCGCTGATCGCCCAGCTCATCCTGCTGGTAATTAAAGAAAGGACAAAACGTAGATGGGCTTTTTCCAACATGGTATCCTTTATCAGAAGCCATGCTTTAACTTATATCAATCTCTTTAAGTTCCTGGACAATCCAAACGTGAACTGGAATAAGTTAACATCAGGAGATCAAAATCAGTTAAACATCTTTCAGACATGA
- a CDS encoding metallophosphoesterase gives MKIALFSDIHANLPALEAFFEDLEHRQVDAVYCLGDLVGYNIWPNEVIDEIRKRDIPTIAGNYDFGIGRSSDDCGCAYKTDEEKAMGKISIAYTNEAVKDNQRAYLRTLPAHIRLEFQLNDDKMDVLLVHGSPRRVNEYLFEDREEKSMIRIMEQAGASVMCFGHTHKPYHRILSVNDEDGGVRYLHAINIGSVGKPKDGDPRGGYVILTLNPDSSMREKESIAVEFVRFEYDVEKAAKAVEDSPLPNGYADMLRNG, from the coding sequence ATGAAAATTGCACTTTTTTCTGACATCCACGCTAATCTACCCGCATTGGAAGCATTTTTTGAGGATCTTGAACACCGACAGGTAGATGCGGTTTATTGTTTGGGCGATCTGGTAGGGTATAATATCTGGCCCAATGAAGTAATCGATGAAATCCGAAAAAGAGATATTCCTACAATTGCCGGGAATTACGATTTTGGTATCGGCAGAAGCAGTGACGACTGCGGTTGCGCTTACAAAACAGATGAAGAAAAAGCTATGGGAAAAATCTCCATTGCTTATACCAATGAAGCCGTGAAAGATAATCAACGTGCTTATCTCCGAACCTTGCCTGCACATATCCGGTTGGAGTTTCAGCTGAACGACGATAAAATGGATGTACTTCTGGTACATGGAAGCCCCAGAAGAGTGAATGAATATCTTTTTGAAGATAGGGAAGAAAAAAGCATGATCCGAATTATGGAACAGGCAGGAGCTTCCGTGATGTGCTTTGGCCATACCCACAAACCGTATCATCGTATCCTTTCCGTAAACGATGAAGATGGCGGCGTACGTTATTTGCATGCCATTAACATTGGATCAGTGGGGAAGCCCAAAGATGGTGATCCCAGGGGTGGCTACGTAATACTCACGCTTAATCCCGATAGCAGTATGAGAGAAAAAGAAAGTATCGCCGTTGAATTTGTTCGTTTTGAATATGATGTAGAAAAAGCGGCGAAGGCGGTAGAAGATAGCCCTCTTCCAAACGGATATGCAGATATGTTACGTAACGGTTAA
- a CDS encoding DUF2703 domain-containing protein codes for MDNVKESVKLLDVKLIQVDMQIEGKKSCTTCDKVHTMLLNAVKFLEPVFRKLDVHLVLNNLFITTIDEAEHLGISSSPTIRIGNTSLYPEHISSNGEERQWYWKGGVSTEPTEQMFIELIFRGYLNTDSQSERQEVSPYVKKFLKQTNSSNCCSLM; via the coding sequence ATGGACAACGTAAAAGAATCAGTAAAACTGTTAGATGTAAAGTTAATTCAAGTGGACATGCAGATAGAAGGAAAAAAGAGCTGCACAACCTGTGATAAGGTTCATACAATGCTCCTAAACGCCGTAAAATTTTTAGAACCTGTTTTCCGGAAGCTCGACGTACATTTGGTGCTTAATAACCTTTTTATAACGACCATTGATGAAGCTGAACATTTGGGAATAAGTTCCTCTCCAACAATTAGAATAGGCAATACTTCCCTGTATCCAGAACATATCTCAAGTAATGGAGAAGAACGCCAATGGTATTGGAAGGGTGGGGTTTCCACAGAACCTACAGAACAAATGTTTATCGAACTGATTTTTCGGGGATACTTGAATACCGATAGTCAGAGCGAAAGACAGGAGGTTTCTCCTTATGTGAAAAAATTTTTAAAGCAAACTAATTCATCAAACTGTTGTAGTTTGATGTAA
- a CDS encoding alkaline phosphatase family protein, whose product MNYAPTIYTAVGHITVYSGSMPAIHGITGNDWIRKRVKMSIVPMMRQ is encoded by the coding sequence ATTAATTATGCCCCTACAATATATACAGCAGTAGGGCATATAACGGTTTACAGCGGCAGTATGCCCGCTATTCATGGTATTACTGGCAACGATTGGATCAGGAAACGGGTGAAAATGTCTATTGTACCGATGATGAGACAGTGA
- a CDS encoding IS4 family transposase — MNKSNYFSGQPLVSQLIKYLDREEINRTAKKEGSDRYYKKFHTYDHLVTMLMTVISGCSSLREISGLFLACQGRIGHLGLKDFPRRSTFAEANSKRSSDVFAKIYQKLYRRYRSFLPDSRKSNLPLKDLYIVDSTTISLFSDVLKGAGRNPREGKKKGGIKVHTMIHSREDVPSLVRFSSAATHDHVFLKELELKRGSFVVFDKGYIDYAQYASWDMEGVFFVTRQKENAVYESLEQFAVLQRDAERVMEDEVISIDVKGSPLLLRRVFYYDHANDSIYEFLSNNFELEATAIADIYRQRWQIESLFKRLKQNFPLKYFLGESQNAIEIQIWVSLIAQLILLVIKERTKRRWAFSNMVSFIRSHALTYINLFKFLDNPNVNWNKLTSGDQNQLNIFQT, encoded by the coding sequence ATGAACAAAAGTAATTATTTCAGCGGACAGCCACTGGTTAGTCAGCTGATAAAATATCTGGACAGGGAAGAAATAAACCGGACAGCCAAAAAAGAGGGGAGCGACAGATACTATAAAAAGTTTCACACCTATGATCATCTGGTAACGATGTTAATGACAGTAATAAGTGGATGTAGTTCATTGCGGGAGATATCGGGGCTTTTTCTGGCCTGTCAGGGTCGTATCGGCCATTTGGGGCTGAAGGACTTTCCACGGCGGAGCACTTTCGCCGAGGCCAACAGCAAGCGCAGCAGCGATGTCTTCGCTAAGATCTACCAAAAGCTCTATAGACGCTACCGTTCATTTTTACCGGACAGCCGAAAAAGTAATTTACCGTTGAAAGATCTGTACATTGTAGATTCGACCACCATCAGCCTTTTCAGCGATGTGCTCAAAGGTGCCGGGCGTAACCCCAGAGAAGGAAAGAAGAAAGGGGGCATCAAGGTGCATACCATGATCCATTCACGGGAGGATGTGCCTTCGCTGGTACGTTTTTCATCGGCAGCCACCCATGACCATGTATTCCTGAAGGAACTGGAGCTTAAGAGGGGTTCCTTTGTAGTATTTGATAAAGGCTATATTGATTATGCGCAGTACGCCAGCTGGGATATGGAAGGAGTCTTCTTTGTGACACGGCAGAAGGAAAACGCTGTTTATGAATCTTTAGAGCAATTTGCTGTCCTCCAAAGGGATGCAGAACGTGTAATGGAGGATGAAGTCATCAGCATAGATGTAAAAGGTAGTCCTTTATTATTACGAAGGGTATTCTATTACGACCATGCAAATGACAGTATCTATGAGTTCCTCTCCAATAACTTCGAGCTGGAGGCGACCGCTATTGCCGATATTTACCGTCAAAGGTGGCAGATAGAATCGCTGTTCAAAAGACTCAAACAGAACTTCCCGCTTAAATACTTCCTGGGGGAATCCCAGAATGCCATCGAGATACAGATCTGGGTGTCGCTGATCGCCCAGCTCATCCTGCTGGTAATTAAAGAAAGGACAAAACGTAGATGGGCTTTTTCCAACATGGTATCCTTTATCAGAAGCCATGCTTTAACTTATATCAATCTCTTTAAGTTCCTGGACAATCCAAACGTGAACTGGAATAAGTTAACATCAGGAGATCAAAATCAGTTAAACATCTTTCAGACATGA
- a CDS encoding metallophosphoesterase, producing the protein MKIALFSDIHANLPALEAMFTDLNKRQVDAIYCLGDLVGYNVWPNEVIELIRSKKIPVLAGNHDAKVGALEAKGAIEAIGKNYAYQLINEVNRKYLRDLPAHIRLEYKTADEKFDVLMVHGSTRRNDEYVLVDTPEEDVLAMMIESNASILCVAHSHKPYHRVLKSEGANYLHVINTGSVGKPKDGNPQGCYVLLELTATTSLLDPETLTVDFVRFDYDVQVAAKAIEDSPLPNEFADMLRKAY; encoded by the coding sequence ATGAAGATTGCACTTTTTTCAGATATCCATGCCAATCTGCCTGCTTTGGAGGCGATGTTTACAGATTTAAATAAGAGACAGGTAGATGCGATTTATTGCCTGGGTGATCTTGTCGGTTATAACGTTTGGCCAAATGAGGTGATCGAGCTTATTCGTTCCAAAAAAATACCCGTCCTTGCAGGAAACCATGATGCCAAAGTTGGTGCTTTAGAGGCAAAGGGGGCCATCGAAGCCATTGGTAAAAACTATGCTTATCAGCTAATTAATGAAGTTAACAGGAAATATCTTCGTGATCTGCCGGCCCATATACGCTTGGAATATAAAACTGCGGATGAAAAGTTTGATGTCTTAATGGTGCATGGCAGCACCAGAAGGAACGACGAGTATGTATTAGTCGATACCCCTGAAGAAGATGTTTTAGCGATGATGATAGAAAGCAATGCTTCTATTTTATGTGTGGCCCATTCTCATAAACCGTATCACCGCGTGCTTAAATCCGAAGGGGCAAATTATCTACATGTAATCAATACCGGTTCAGTAGGGAAACCTAAGGATGGGAATCCGCAGGGATGTTATGTTTTGTTAGAATTAACAGCAACAACATCTTTGCTTGATCCCGAGACCTTAACCGTTGATTTTGTGCGTTTTGACTATGATGTTCAAGTAGCAGCAAAGGCAATAGAAGATAGCCCGTTGCCAAATGAATTTGCCGACATGTTGCGCAAAGCTTATTAA
- a CDS encoding efflux RND transporter periplasmic adaptor subunit, whose translation MKLLYSTIGIALSSFTFLAGCRHTDNSKTETTDRMDTVAVFTLQKDTVNKQLSFPAELIPLERAQIFAKVSGYVKNIKVDIGDRVSKGQLLAVLEAPEMVANYAQASADIEMSRSKYRASLDAYKRILNASRVDGTVAAGELEKAKNQMQADSASLNASRSKTNAYAQLKDYLMIRAPFSGIVTQRNIDPGTLIGTDNTTPMLVVENIHTLRLRVPIPEAYTATNLETPSIDFTVDAQPDVTYKAKLARKAGALNLSNRTEIWEFLYPNGDNQLKSGMLATAILKLGRKASGFQVPPAAVVTNQEKRFVIRLRNGKAEWVDVRNGISMGDGIEIFGPLSEGDTLLARATDEIKPGTALVSKQLKQE comes from the coding sequence ATGAAACTTTTGTATTCAACCATAGGGATTGCGTTATCCTCTTTTACGTTTCTGGCGGGATGCCGGCATACTGATAACAGCAAAACTGAAACAACAGACCGCATGGACACTGTCGCGGTATTTACCCTGCAAAAAGATACCGTAAATAAACAGCTTAGCTTTCCGGCAGAGCTGATCCCGCTTGAGCGGGCACAGATATTTGCCAAAGTGAGTGGTTATGTAAAAAACATAAAAGTGGATATTGGCGATAGGGTAAGCAAGGGGCAGCTATTGGCTGTTCTGGAAGCTCCGGAAATGGTAGCCAATTATGCGCAAGCGAGCGCTGACATAGAAATGTCGCGTTCTAAGTACCGGGCGAGCCTGGACGCCTATAAACGCATCTTAAATGCTTCCCGTGTAGACGGTACGGTAGCTGCCGGTGAACTGGAAAAAGCAAAGAACCAGATGCAGGCCGATAGTGCTTCGTTAAATGCAAGCAGATCAAAAACAAATGCCTATGCGCAACTGAAAGATTACCTTATGATCCGCGCCCCTTTTTCGGGTATTGTCACCCAGCGTAATATTGATCCCGGCACCTTGATCGGAACAGATAATACGACACCTATGTTGGTCGTAGAGAATATTCATACACTCCGTCTAAGAGTTCCTATACCGGAGGCCTATACGGCAACTAACCTGGAAACACCCTCCATCGATTTTACAGTGGATGCCCAACCTGATGTAACATATAAGGCAAAACTAGCTCGCAAAGCCGGAGCCCTGAACCTCAGCAACAGAACTGAAATATGGGAATTTCTCTATCCCAATGGTGATAATCAGTTGAAATCCGGTATGTTGGCCACTGCTATACTGAAATTAGGCAGAAAAGCATCCGGTTTTCAGGTACCGCCGGCAGCCGTTGTTACCAACCAGGAAAAACGTTTTGTTATCCGGCTCCGGAATGGAAAAGCGGAATGGGTAGATGTACGCAACGGCATCAGTATGGGGGATGGTATCGAAATTTTTGGTCCCCTTAGCGAGGGGGATACCCTGCTGGCCAGGGCAACCGATGAAATAAAACCCGGAACTGCCCTTGTTTCAAAACAGCTTAAACAAGAATAA
- a CDS encoding sigma factor-like helix-turn-helix DNA-binding protein, whose translation MKCDVIGIWHEKKGKLKGFVYKRSPQYLNPEEIMNEVLVKMYLYCLKKADIKNIESWLCQIAKNTIYDYKKDATRFTELQPESPAIGWPSIETHNARRWIEPLLQLIPVKYAEPVRLADLENIQQKAIAKSLGLTLTATKSRIQRGRKLLRQKFLECGIIEKNETDNYIYTVTEPCCLAKK comes from the coding sequence ATGAAATGCGATGTAATAGGAATTTGGCACGAAAAAAAAGGTAAACTTAAAGGGTTTGTATATAAGCGCTCGCCCCAATATTTGAATCCTGAAGAGATCATGAACGAAGTTTTGGTGAAAATGTATCTCTATTGTCTTAAGAAAGCAGATATTAAAAATATTGAATCTTGGCTATGTCAGATTGCGAAGAATACGATTTACGATTATAAGAAAGACGCCACAAGGTTTACAGAGCTGCAACCGGAATCACCGGCAATCGGCTGGCCGTCGATCGAAACCCATAATGCCCGACGATGGATAGAGCCACTTTTACAACTAATTCCGGTAAAATATGCCGAACCGGTAAGACTTGCTGACCTTGAAAATATCCAGCAAAAGGCAATCGCAAAAAGCCTTGGTTTAACGCTTACAGCCACGAAATCAAGAATACAAAGGGGAAGAAAGTTACTGCGGCAAAAATTTTTGGAATGCGGTATAATAGAGAAAAATGAAACCGATAACTACATATACACCGTAACGGAGCCATGTTGTTTAGCAAAAAAATAA
- a CDS encoding TonB-dependent receptor plug domain-containing protein: protein MEHDEMVLDEVVVSGRRLTGSELAVLSEVRKANVVANGISSQIIQKSGDSDAAQVVKRIPGITIVDNRFINIRGLAERYNAVQLNNVVTPSLETDIRSFSFDLIPSSQIDRVLVYKSPSAEIPGDFAGGLIKVFVKGVPDQDQLTIDYGTAYRENATFHNFQRPDAGSSYWTGFNTGENDLPENFPENLREVSSSWRNAAGHALRNSWLPQQSTGNSDQKLNITASKRFNIKNH from the coding sequence ATGGAACATGACGAAATGGTATTGGATGAAGTGGTTGTGTCAGGGAGACGCTTAACCGGTTCTGAACTAGCCGTTCTATCGGAAGTCAGGAAAGCCAATGTTGTGGCAAACGGTATATCCAGTCAGATTATACAAAAATCGGGAGACTCGGATGCGGCACAAGTAGTAAAGCGTATTCCCGGTATAACCATTGTAGATAACCGTTTTATCAATATCCGCGGACTAGCTGAGCGATACAATGCAGTGCAGTTGAACAATGTGGTGACCCCTAGTTTAGAAACAGATATTCGGTCTTTTTCCTTCGATTTGATCCCCAGTTCGCAGATTGATCGGGTATTGGTTTATAAAAGCCCTTCCGCCGAAATTCCCGGAGACTTTGCAGGTGGTCTGATCAAGGTATTCGTAAAAGGGGTCCCCGATCAGGATCAGCTAACTATTGATTACGGTACTGCATATCGGGAGAATGCAACATTCCATAATTTTCAACGACCCGATGCCGGAAGTTCTTACTGGACCGGATTCAATACCGGTGAGAATGATTTACCGGAGAATTTTCCGGAGAATTTACGTGAAGTGTCATCTAGTTGGAGAAACGCTGCCGGGCATGCTTTACGCAATTCCTGGTTGCCACAACAGAGTACAGGTAATTCAGATCAAAAATTAAATATTACAGCGAGCAAGCGATTCAACATAAAAAATCATTAG
- a CDS encoding helix-turn-helix transcriptional regulator — protein MKYNINNLPNFEKKIAEFMRVLAHPVRVTIMCRLAQQKQCSEGLLSLGFPISEQVLATHLLALERAGLIKGITRINKSYYCINWDAFWEFSDYFNLVFNNFERRANELQCDLSTHTRKRI, from the coding sequence ATGAAATACAACATTAACAATCTTCCAAATTTTGAGAAAAAAATTGCGGAGTTTATGCGCGTGCTGGCGCATCCCGTGAGAGTCACCATTATGTGCCGATTAGCTCAACAGAAGCAATGCTCTGAAGGATTACTATCTTTGGGATTCCCTATTTCAGAACAGGTGCTGGCAACGCATCTTCTCGCTCTAGAGCGCGCGGGTCTGATAAAAGGCATAACGAGAATCAATAAATCATATTACTGTATAAATTGGGATGCTTTTTGGGAATTTTCTGACTACTTTAACTTGGTGTTCAATAATTTCGAAAGACGTGCCAATGAATTGCAGTGCGACCTTAGTACACACACGAGAAAAAGAATCTAA